From Pandoraea vervacti, the proteins below share one genomic window:
- a CDS encoding cystathionine beta-lyase, whose protein sequence is MTQDNRKPLDKPEANGWHWQTNILHTDTQLPAGFAAMPVPVARASTVIFPDLAAMRTLDWKNDSQWRYGLHATPTSMELMRRLAALEGGKHCLLFPSGLAAISNVYFGLVRSGDDVLIPDNAYGPNREHGDWLAQSWGITVRYYDPMIGDGIGALVQPNTRLIWLEAPGSVTMEVPDIPAIARVARERGVLTAIDNTYCAGLAFRPFDHGVDISVQALTKYQSGGSDILMGGVVTIDDEIHHRLKQARMRMGVGVSADDCSLVLRSLPNMQLRFEAHDRAAMRLATWLGTRHEIAAVLHPAFEDCPGHQNFRRDFTGAGGLFSVVFDERYTQAQVDAFIEALRLFKIGFSWGGAHSLVVPYRVPSMRTATPWPHKGALVRFYVGLEDVRDLQADIEASLKAHLTA, encoded by the coding sequence ATGACGCAAGACAACCGCAAGCCCCTCGATAAGCCGGAAGCCAACGGCTGGCACTGGCAAACCAATATTCTGCACACCGACACGCAACTGCCCGCCGGCTTCGCCGCCATGCCGGTGCCGGTGGCGCGCGCCTCGACGGTGATCTTTCCCGACCTGGCCGCCATGCGCACGCTCGACTGGAAGAACGACAGCCAGTGGCGCTACGGTTTGCACGCGACGCCCACGTCCATGGAGTTGATGCGCCGGCTCGCCGCGCTGGAAGGCGGCAAGCATTGCCTGCTGTTCCCGTCGGGACTTGCCGCGATTTCCAATGTGTATTTCGGTCTCGTCCGGAGTGGCGACGACGTGCTGATTCCCGACAACGCCTACGGCCCGAACCGCGAACACGGCGATTGGCTCGCGCAGTCGTGGGGCATCACGGTGCGTTACTACGATCCCATGATCGGTGACGGCATTGGCGCGCTGGTCCAGCCAAACACCAGGTTGATCTGGCTGGAAGCCCCGGGCTCGGTGACGATGGAAGTCCCCGACATTCCCGCGATTGCCCGCGTGGCGCGCGAGCGTGGTGTGCTCACCGCCATCGACAACACCTATTGCGCCGGGCTTGCGTTCCGTCCCTTCGATCACGGCGTGGATATCTCGGTGCAGGCGCTGACCAAATATCAGTCGGGCGGCAGCGACATTCTGATGGGCGGCGTCGTGACCATCGACGACGAGATCCACCATCGCCTGAAGCAGGCGCGTATGCGCATGGGCGTCGGCGTGTCGGCGGACGATTGCAGTCTGGTGCTGCGCAGCCTGCCGAACATGCAGTTGCGCTTCGAGGCGCATGATCGCGCGGCGATGAGGCTGGCCACGTGGCTGGGTACGCGTCACGAGATCGCTGCGGTGCTGCATCCGGCGTTCGAGGATTGTCCGGGGCATCAGAATTTCCGGCGTGACTTCACTGGCGCGGGAGGGCTGTTCTCCGTCGTGTTCGACGAGCGTTACACGCAGGCGCAAGTCGACGCATTCATCGAAGCGCTTCGCCTGTTCAAGATCGGTTTCAGTTGGGGTGGGGCGCACAGCCTCGTCGTACCGTACCGGGTCCCGTCCATGCGCACGGCCACGCCCTGGCCGCACAAGGGCGCCCTCGTGCGCTTCTATGTGGGGCTGGAAGACGTTCGCGACCTGCAAGCCGACATCGAAGCGAGCCTGAAGGCGCATCTGACGGCTTGA
- the bktB gene encoding beta-ketothiolase BktB, with protein MQREVVIVSGVRTAIGDFGGSLKDFAPTQLGAIVAREAMARAQVGGEDVGHVVFGNVIHTEPKDMYLARVASIEAGVSQHAPAMTVNRLCGSGLQAVVSAAQSILLGDTDVAMAGGAESMSRAPYVMPGARWGTRMGESRLVDMMLGALHDPFANIHMGVTAENIAKKWGITRDDQDRLAVESHQRAARAMAAGYFNDQIVPITLKSKKGDVAFTTDEHVRAEVSLEDMAKLRPVFEKDGTVTAGNASGLNDAAAALILMERAEAERRGVRPLARLVSYAHAGVDPNYMGIGPVPASRKALERAGLKVDDIDVVEANEAFAAQACAVTRDLGFDPARVNPNGSGISLGHPIGATGALITVKALHELQRIGGRYALVTMCIGGGQGIAAVFERV; from the coding sequence ATGCAACGAGAGGTCGTGATCGTCAGTGGAGTACGTACCGCGATTGGTGATTTTGGTGGCAGCCTGAAGGACTTCGCGCCGACGCAGCTCGGCGCCATCGTCGCCCGCGAGGCCATGGCCCGCGCGCAGGTCGGCGGTGAAGACGTCGGACACGTCGTGTTCGGCAACGTCATCCACACCGAACCCAAAGACATGTATCTGGCGCGCGTGGCCTCCATCGAGGCCGGCGTGAGCCAGCACGCGCCTGCCATGACCGTCAACCGCCTGTGCGGGTCCGGTCTGCAGGCGGTGGTGTCCGCTGCCCAGTCGATCCTGCTGGGCGACACCGACGTGGCGATGGCGGGCGGCGCGGAGAGCATGAGCCGCGCACCGTACGTCATGCCCGGCGCCCGCTGGGGCACGCGCATGGGCGAGTCGCGTCTGGTCGACATGATGCTCGGGGCGCTGCATGACCCGTTCGCCAACATCCACATGGGCGTGACGGCGGAGAATATTGCGAAGAAGTGGGGCATTACACGCGACGATCAGGACCGTCTTGCCGTGGAGTCGCACCAGCGCGCGGCCCGTGCGATGGCGGCGGGGTACTTCAACGATCAGATCGTGCCGATCACGCTGAAGTCGAAGAAGGGCGACGTCGCGTTCACCACCGACGAGCACGTACGCGCCGAGGTCAGTCTGGAGGACATGGCGAAGTTGCGTCCGGTGTTCGAGAAAGACGGTACCGTCACGGCAGGCAATGCCTCCGGTCTGAACGACGCGGCAGCGGCGCTCATTCTGATGGAGCGCGCGGAAGCCGAGCGCCGCGGGGTCCGGCCGCTTGCCCGTCTGGTGAGCTACGCGCACGCTGGCGTGGATCCGAACTACATGGGCATCGGCCCGGTGCCGGCGTCGCGCAAGGCACTGGAGCGTGCGGGTCTGAAGGTCGACGACATCGATGTCGTGGAAGCCAATGAAGCGTTTGCCGCGCAGGCTTGCGCCGTGACGCGCGATCTCGGCTTCGATCCGGCCAGGGTCAATCCGAATGGCTCGGGCATTTCGCTGGGTCACCCGATCGGTGCGACGGGGGCGCTCATCACGGTCAAGGCACTGCACGAGTTGCAGCGTATCGGCGGACGATACGCGCTGGTCACGATGTGCATCGGCGGCGGTCAGGGCATTGCCGCCGTGTTCGAGCGCGTGTAA
- a CDS encoding sugar kinase, with product MQMPQVLAMGEAMVEFNQSPEDARRYLQGFGGDTSNFAIAASRQGVRTGYVSAVGDDLFGRMLLDLWRDEHVDTRFVRVDSQAPSGVYFVSHDDNGHHFDYLRAGSAASRYRAQDLPREALAGAQFLHLSGISLAISVSACDAAFDAMSKIRAAGGKVSFDTNLRLKLWPLARARATMREAFSLTDVCLPSWDDVTAVTGLEDRDAILDALLSYGVKVVALKLGREGCYVATPEERRIVAPYPVQAVDATGAGDCFGGAFVARLALGDDPFTAARYANVCAALSTTGYGAVAPVPRAEQVLRALAN from the coding sequence ATGCAAATGCCGCAAGTCCTCGCCATGGGCGAGGCGATGGTCGAATTCAATCAGTCGCCCGAGGACGCCCGGCGATATCTGCAAGGCTTCGGCGGCGACACGTCCAACTTCGCGATCGCCGCGAGCCGCCAGGGGGTGCGAACGGGTTACGTGAGCGCGGTCGGCGACGACCTGTTCGGCCGCATGTTGCTCGATCTGTGGCGCGACGAGCATGTCGATACCCGGTTCGTTCGTGTGGATTCGCAGGCGCCGAGCGGCGTCTATTTCGTGTCGCACGACGACAACGGGCACCATTTCGACTATTTGCGCGCGGGGTCGGCCGCGAGCCGCTATCGCGCGCAGGACCTGCCGCGCGAGGCGCTCGCGGGTGCACAGTTCCTGCATTTGTCCGGGATCAGTCTGGCCATCAGCGTCAGTGCGTGCGACGCCGCCTTCGACGCCATGTCGAAGATTCGCGCAGCGGGCGGCAAAGTGTCGTTCGATACCAATCTGCGTCTCAAGCTGTGGCCGCTCGCCCGCGCGCGCGCCACCATGCGCGAGGCGTTCAGCCTGACCGACGTCTGCCTGCCGAGTTGGGATGACGTCACGGCCGTGACCGGCCTTGAAGATCGCGACGCGATTCTCGATGCGCTGCTCTCCTACGGTGTTAAGGTCGTGGCGCTCAAGCTCGGACGCGAAGGTTGCTACGTCGCAACGCCCGAGGAGCGCCGTATCGTCGCGCCTTACCCGGTACAGGCGGTCGACGCCACGGGCGCTGGCGATTGCTTCGGCGGCGCGTTCGTGGCGCGTCTGGCACTGGGCGACGATCCGTTCACGGCGGCCCGCTATGCCAACGTGTGCGCCGCGTTGTCGACCACCGGCTACGGCGCGGTCGCCCCGGTGCCGCGCGCGGAGCAGGTACTCCGAGCGCTGGCGAACTGA
- the rimO gene encoding 30S ribosomal protein S12 methylthiotransferase RimO, with the protein MSRPSPAGTPKVGFVSLGCPKALVDSEQILTQLRAEGYDIAGTYDGADLVVVNTCGFIDDAVQESLDAIGEALAENGKVIVTGCLGAKKDAAGQDIVSAVHPKVLAVTGPHAVGEVMSAVHTHLPKPHDPFTDLVPPAGIKLTPRHYAYLKISEGCNHRCTFCIIPSMRGDLDSRPVAEVMLEAENLFKAGVKELLVISQDTSAYGVDVKYRTGFWAGRPLKTRMTELVTALGELARQYGAWVRLHYVYPYPHVDEIIPLMAEGHILPYLDVPLQHAHPDVLKRMKRPASGEKNLERIQAWRKMCPDLTIRSTFIAGFPGETEAEFEYLLDFLREAELDRVGCFAYSPVEGARANELPGALPDEVREARRARFMEVAEEISSERQQRKIGKTIQVIVDEINQDGGIARSAADAPEIDGLVYIEPTPKAAKRLKVGEFVNVEVTGADGHDLWGEVV; encoded by the coding sequence ATGTCCCGCCCATCGCCCGCCGGCACCCCCAAGGTCGGCTTCGTCTCGCTCGGCTGCCCCAAGGCTTTGGTCGACTCCGAGCAGATCCTGACCCAATTGCGCGCCGAAGGTTACGACATTGCCGGTACCTATGACGGTGCCGACCTCGTTGTCGTGAACACCTGCGGCTTCATCGACGACGCCGTTCAGGAAAGTCTCGACGCCATCGGCGAGGCGCTCGCCGAGAACGGCAAGGTGATCGTCACCGGCTGTCTGGGTGCCAAGAAGGACGCCGCCGGTCAGGACATCGTGAGCGCCGTGCATCCGAAGGTGCTCGCCGTCACCGGTCCCCACGCCGTGGGTGAGGTGATGAGCGCCGTGCACACGCACCTGCCCAAGCCTCACGATCCGTTCACCGATCTCGTTCCGCCGGCCGGCATCAAGCTCACGCCGCGCCACTATGCCTATCTGAAAATTTCCGAGGGGTGCAATCACCGCTGCACGTTCTGCATCATCCCGTCGATGCGCGGCGATCTCGACTCGCGCCCCGTGGCCGAAGTGATGCTCGAAGCGGAGAACCTGTTCAAGGCGGGCGTGAAGGAATTGCTGGTGATCTCGCAGGACACCAGTGCATACGGCGTCGATGTGAAGTACCGCACCGGTTTCTGGGCGGGTCGTCCGCTCAAGACCCGCATGACCGAGCTGGTCACGGCGCTGGGCGAACTGGCCCGGCAGTATGGGGCATGGGTGCGTCTGCATTACGTCTATCCGTATCCGCATGTCGACGAGATCATTCCGCTGATGGCCGAAGGCCACATCCTCCCGTACCTCGACGTGCCGTTGCAGCACGCGCATCCCGACGTGCTCAAGCGCATGAAGCGTCCGGCCTCTGGCGAAAAGAACCTCGAGCGCATCCAGGCCTGGCGCAAGATGTGCCCGGATCTGACGATCCGCAGCACGTTCATCGCCGGTTTCCCGGGCGAGACCGAAGCCGAATTCGAATACCTGCTGGACTTCCTGCGCGAAGCCGAACTCGACCGCGTTGGCTGCTTCGCCTACTCGCCTGTCGAAGGCGCGCGCGCCAACGAACTGCCCGGCGCGCTGCCGGACGAAGTGCGCGAAGCGCGCCGCGCGCGCTTCATGGAAGTGGCCGAAGAAATTTCTTCCGAGCGCCAGCAACGCAAAATAGGCAAGACGATTCAGGTGATCGTCGATGAAATCAATCAGGACGGCGGTATCGCCCGCTCGGCCGCCGACGCGCCGGAAATCGACGGCCTCGTGTACATCGAACCGACGCCCAAGGCCGCCAAGCGCCTGAAGGTCGGCGAGTTCGTGAACGTCGAGGTGACCGGCGCCGACGGTCACGACCTGTGGGGCGAGGTGGTCTGA
- the phaR gene encoding polyhydroxyalkanoate synthesis repressor PhaR gives MTASKKTDERLIKKYPNRRLYDTQTSTYITLADVKQLVLETEEFKVVDAKTGEDLTRSILLQIILEEETGGVPMFSSAMLAQIIRFYGHALQGMMGTYLEKNIQTFIEIQNKLADQSKGIYEGAAFNPDVWAQFMNMQAPMMQGMMTNYIEQSKNLFVQMQEQMQSQAKNMFSTFPFPGGPGAPGAPGRDPNKKP, from the coding sequence ATGACCGCGAGCAAGAAGACTGACGAACGCCTGATCAAAAAGTATCCGAACCGGCGTCTGTACGATACCCAAACCAGTACGTACATCACCCTTGCCGATGTGAAGCAACTGGTGCTCGAGACCGAGGAGTTCAAGGTCGTCGACGCCAAGACGGGCGAGGACCTGACCCGCAGCATCCTGCTGCAGATCATTCTGGAAGAAGAGACCGGCGGTGTGCCGATGTTCTCGAGCGCGATGCTCGCCCAGATCATCCGCTTCTACGGCCACGCGCTGCAGGGCATGATGGGCACGTATCTCGAGAAAAACATCCAGACTTTCATCGAAATTCAGAACAAGCTGGCCGATCAGTCGAAGGGCATCTACGAAGGCGCGGCCTTCAACCCTGACGTCTGGGCGCAATTCATGAACATGCAGGCGCCGATGATGCAGGGCATGATGACCAACTACATCGAGCAGTCGAAGAACCTGTTCGTGCAGATGCAGGAGCAAATGCAGAGCCAGGCGAAGAACATGTTCAGCACCTTCCCGTTTCCGGGAGGGCCGGGCGCTCCCGGCGCGCCGGGCCGCGATCCGAACAAGAAGCCCTGA
- a CDS encoding 3-ketoacyl-ACP reductase: MTQRIAYVTGGMGGIGTSICQRLYKDGFKVVAGCGPNSPRRVKWLEDQKALGFEFIASEGNVGDWDSTKAAFDKVKAEVGEIDVLVNNAGITRDVVFRKMTREDWDAVIDTNLTSLFNVTKQVIEGMCERGFGRIINISSVNGQKGQFGQTNYATAKAGIHGFTMSLAQEVATKGVTVNTVSPGYIGTDMVRSIRQDVLDKIVATIPVKRLGEPGEIGSIVAWLASDDSGFSTGADFSLNGGLHMG, from the coding sequence ATGACTCAACGCATTGCATATGTGACAGGCGGGATGGGCGGTATCGGTACGTCCATTTGCCAGCGGCTGTACAAAGACGGCTTCAAGGTGGTGGCCGGGTGTGGCCCGAATTCGCCGCGCCGCGTGAAGTGGCTGGAAGACCAGAAAGCGCTCGGTTTCGAATTCATCGCGTCCGAGGGCAACGTCGGCGACTGGGATTCGACGAAGGCGGCATTCGACAAGGTCAAGGCGGAAGTGGGCGAGATCGACGTGCTGGTGAACAATGCCGGTATCACGCGCGACGTCGTCTTTCGCAAGATGACCCGCGAGGATTGGGATGCCGTGATCGACACCAACCTCACAAGCCTGTTCAACGTCACGAAGCAAGTGATCGAAGGCATGTGCGAGCGTGGCTTCGGCCGCATCATCAATATCTCGTCGGTCAACGGGCAGAAGGGCCAGTTCGGTCAGACGAACTACGCGACGGCGAAGGCCGGTATTCACGGCTTCACGATGTCGCTGGCGCAGGAAGTGGCGACCAAGGGCGTGACGGTCAACACCGTGTCGCCGGGTTACATCGGCACGGACATGGTGCGCTCGATCCGTCAGGACGTGCTCGACAAGATCGTGGCGACGATTCCGGTCAAGCGTCTGGGCGAGCCTGGCGAAATCGGCTCTATCGTGGCATGGCTGGCATCTGACGACTCCGGCTTCTCCACGGGCGCGGACTTCTCGCTCAACGGCGGCCTGCACATGGGCTGA
- a CDS encoding acetyl-CoA C-acetyltransferase translates to MTDIVIVSAARTAVGKFGGSLAKVAAPDLGAIVIDEVLKRAKLKGEDISEVIMGQVLTAGSGQNVARQASIKAGLPTMVPAMTINKVCGSGLKAVMLAANAITAGEADIVVAGGQENMSAAPHVLPGSRDGFRMGDAKLIDSMIVDGLWDVYNQYHMGITAENVAKEYGITREMQDAFAAASQNKAEAAQKAGRFDDEIVPVSIPQRKGDPVVFKTDEFVRHGVTAESLAGLKPAFSKDGTVTAANASGINDGAAAVVVMSAKRAEQLGLTPLARIVAYANAGVDPSVMGIGPVPASQRCLSRAGWKASDLDLMEINEAFAAQALAVNKQMGWDTSKINVNGGAIAIGHPIGASGCRILVTLLHEMQRRDARRGLASLCIGGGMGVALAVERV, encoded by the coding sequence ATGACGGATATCGTGATTGTGTCGGCTGCCCGCACGGCAGTCGGTAAATTTGGCGGCTCGCTGGCCAAGGTGGCGGCGCCGGACCTGGGGGCGATCGTCATCGACGAAGTCCTCAAACGCGCCAAGCTCAAGGGCGAAGACATCAGCGAAGTCATCATGGGTCAGGTGCTGACCGCCGGTTCGGGACAGAACGTGGCGCGTCAGGCGTCGATCAAGGCGGGGCTGCCGACGATGGTGCCGGCCATGACGATCAACAAGGTTTGCGGCTCGGGTCTGAAGGCCGTGATGCTCGCCGCGAACGCGATCACCGCCGGCGAAGCCGACATCGTCGTGGCGGGCGGACAGGAAAACATGAGTGCGGCGCCGCACGTGTTGCCGGGTTCGCGAGATGGTTTCCGCATGGGGGACGCCAAGCTCATCGACTCGATGATCGTCGACGGCCTGTGGGACGTGTACAACCAGTACCACATGGGCATCACCGCTGAGAACGTCGCCAAGGAGTACGGCATCACGCGCGAAATGCAGGATGCCTTCGCAGCCGCTTCGCAGAACAAGGCGGAAGCCGCGCAAAAGGCGGGTCGCTTCGACGACGAAATCGTGCCGGTCTCGATTCCGCAGCGCAAGGGCGACCCGGTCGTCTTCAAGACTGACGAATTCGTGCGCCACGGTGTGACGGCCGAATCGCTTGCAGGCCTGAAGCCCGCGTTCTCGAAGGACGGCACCGTGACGGCGGCCAACGCATCGGGCATCAACGACGGCGCGGCCGCCGTGGTCGTGATGTCGGCCAAGCGCGCCGAGCAACTCGGTCTGACCCCGCTCGCGCGCATCGTGGCGTATGCCAACGCCGGCGTCGATCCGTCGGTCATGGGGATCGGGCCGGTGCCGGCCTCGCAGCGTTGCCTCTCTCGTGCGGGCTGGAAGGCGAGCGATCTGGACCTGATGGAAATCAACGAAGCGTTCGCGGCGCAGGCGCTGGCCGTGAACAAGCAGATGGGCTGGGATACCTCGAAGATCAACGTGAACGGCGGCGCTATCGCCATCGGCCACCCGATCGGCGCGTCGGGCTGCCGCATTCTGGTCACGCTGCTGCATGAGATGCAGCGTCGCGATGCCCGCCGCGGACTGGCCTCGCTGTGTATCGGCGGCGGCATGGGCGTGGCGCTGGCGGTCGAGCGCGTCTGA
- the phaC gene encoding class I poly(R)-hydroxyalkanoic acid synthase yields the protein MNRASANFDPASFAASFAQQFPSASLSAQDMSQWFKAAQQMFGALPGTGPSPFAANGAAADANPFAGLFELFGKTGALPQPTSLHVDPARLKALQSDYAREFSELVASFNQPGLDTAPALGDRRFSGEGWRNPFYALPAALYLLNGRFLMRMAELVDADAKTRERIRFAVEQWVAASSPANFIATNPDAQQRLVQTHGDSLLAGMQHLLVDMGKGKVSQTDEAAFEVGRNVATTEGAVVFENDLIQLIQYKALTPTVHQRPLLVVPPCINKYYILDLQPENSLIRYAVEQGHTVFVVSWRNPDMSLAHKTWDDYVGEGPIAAIDVVRDISGQSQINALGFCVGGTLLAAALAVLAAKGQKGRKSPVASVTLLTTLLDFSDTGVLDVFVDEPHVQFREQTIGGGLGQPPGLMRGVELANTFSFLRPNDLVWNYVVDSYLKGNAPQPFDLLYWNGDGTNLPGPMFCWYLRHLYLQNELKQPGAIRTCGVPVDLSAIDAPAYVFGSREDHIVPWTSAFRSLPLLSGERRFVLGASGHIAGVVNPPIKKKRSYWRNDDVGVDANDWLAGATEHPGSWWTDWSEWLAGYAGKRVKAQNAYGNVAYAPIEPAPGRYVKAKA from the coding sequence ATGAATCGCGCCAGTGCCAACTTCGATCCGGCCTCGTTTGCCGCCTCGTTTGCTCAGCAGTTTCCCTCCGCTTCGCTCTCCGCTCAGGACATGTCGCAGTGGTTCAAGGCCGCCCAACAGATGTTCGGCGCTTTGCCGGGAACTGGCCCGTCACCCTTCGCCGCCAATGGCGCGGCGGCTGACGCGAACCCGTTCGCGGGGCTCTTCGAACTGTTCGGCAAGACGGGCGCACTGCCGCAACCGACGTCATTGCACGTCGACCCGGCCCGCCTGAAAGCGCTTCAGTCCGATTACGCCCGAGAATTTTCCGAACTTGTCGCCAGCTTCAATCAGCCCGGTCTCGATACGGCGCCCGCCTTGGGTGACCGTCGCTTTTCGGGCGAGGGCTGGCGCAATCCGTTCTATGCCCTGCCGGCGGCGCTCTATCTGCTCAATGGTCGTTTTCTGATGCGCATGGCCGAACTGGTCGATGCGGATGCGAAGACGCGTGAGCGCATCCGTTTTGCGGTCGAGCAGTGGGTGGCCGCGAGTTCGCCCGCGAACTTCATCGCCACCAATCCCGACGCGCAGCAACGTCTCGTGCAGACACATGGCGACAGTCTGCTCGCCGGTATGCAGCACCTGCTCGTCGACATGGGCAAAGGCAAGGTCTCGCAGACCGATGAGGCGGCCTTCGAAGTCGGACGCAACGTTGCCACGACCGAGGGCGCCGTGGTCTTCGAGAACGACCTGATTCAACTGATCCAGTACAAGGCACTCACGCCGACGGTGCATCAGCGCCCGCTGCTGGTCGTGCCGCCGTGCATCAACAAGTACTACATCCTCGATCTCCAGCCCGAGAATTCGCTGATCCGCTATGCCGTGGAGCAGGGGCACACCGTGTTTGTGGTGTCCTGGCGCAACCCTGACATGTCGCTCGCGCACAAGACGTGGGACGACTACGTGGGCGAGGGACCGATCGCCGCCATCGACGTCGTGCGCGACATCAGCGGGCAGTCGCAGATCAACGCCCTCGGCTTTTGCGTGGGCGGTACGTTGCTTGCCGCCGCGCTGGCCGTCCTTGCCGCCAAGGGCCAGAAGGGGCGGAAGTCACCGGTCGCGAGCGTGACATTGCTCACGACGTTGCTCGATTTTTCCGACACCGGCGTGCTCGACGTCTTCGTCGACGAGCCGCACGTGCAGTTTCGCGAGCAGACCATCGGCGGCGGCCTCGGGCAACCGCCGGGTCTCATGCGTGGCGTGGAACTGGCCAATACGTTCTCGTTCCTGCGTCCCAACGATCTGGTGTGGAACTATGTGGTCGACAGCTACCTGAAGGGCAATGCGCCGCAGCCGTTCGACTTGCTGTACTGGAACGGCGACGGCACCAATCTGCCCGGCCCGATGTTCTGCTGGTACTTGCGCCATCTCTATTTGCAGAACGAACTGAAGCAACCCGGTGCGATCCGCACCTGTGGCGTGCCTGTGGATCTGAGTGCGATCGACGCCCCGGCTTATGTGTTCGGGTCGCGTGAGGATCACATCGTGCCCTGGACGTCGGCGTTCCGCTCGCTGCCGTTGCTCAGTGGTGAGCGTCGCTTCGTGCTGGGCGCGTCCGGTCACATTGCCGGGGTGGTCAATCCGCCGATCAAGAAAAAGCGCAGCTATTGGCGTAATGACGATGTCGGTGTCGACGCAAACGATTGGCTGGCCGGCGCCACCGAGCATCCGGGCAGCTGGTGGACCGATTGGAGCGAATGGCTCGCAGGTTACGCCGGAAAACGCGTAAAAGCGCAAAATGCGTATGGTAATGTTGCTTATGCACCCATCGAACCGGCGCCTGGCCGCTATGTGAAGGCGAAAGCCTGA
- the pgeF gene encoding peptidoglycan editing factor PgeF has protein sequence MTSSLPESNDLNAVQNALATDWIVPDWPAPANVRAVFTTRAGGVSQGPHATFNLGYKADDDPEAVRINRTLLAARAGVPCAWVAQVHGPRVVDAQAALDAVNAGDPLQADASATNAVGLASTIMVADCLPVLLCDAQGHAVAAAHAGWRGLCAGVIEQTVQALRARLPEPGSTATVIAWLGPCIGPTAFEVGPEVREAFLRAATPDEREATQAAFVAHGDPALGKSLADLCALARLRLAREGVTQVSGGQWCTVGDPARFYSYRRDRTTGRMAALVWRQT, from the coding sequence ATGACTTCTTCCCTGCCTGAGTCAAACGACCTCAACGCCGTGCAAAACGCCCTCGCCACGGACTGGATCGTCCCGGACTGGCCTGCGCCGGCGAACGTGCGCGCCGTTTTCACGACACGCGCGGGCGGTGTCAGCCAGGGGCCGCACGCGACGTTCAACCTGGGCTACAAGGCGGACGACGATCCCGAAGCCGTGCGCATCAACCGGACGCTGCTCGCCGCGCGAGCAGGCGTGCCGTGTGCGTGGGTGGCGCAAGTGCATGGGCCGCGCGTCGTCGATGCACAAGCGGCGTTGGATGCCGTCAATGCGGGCGATCCGTTGCAAGCGGACGCGAGCGCCACGAACGCGGTAGGGCTGGCAAGCACGATCATGGTGGCGGACTGTCTGCCGGTGTTGCTATGCGATGCTCAGGGGCACGCTGTTGCAGCGGCACATGCCGGCTGGCGAGGGCTTTGCGCCGGCGTCATCGAGCAGACCGTGCAGGCATTGCGCGCACGCCTGCCGGAGCCCGGCAGCACAGCGACCGTCATCGCGTGGCTTGGCCCATGTATCGGTCCAACGGCGTTCGAAGTCGGTCCCGAGGTGCGCGAGGCGTTTCTGCGCGCCGCGACACCGGATGAGCGCGAAGCGACGCAAGCGGCGTTCGTTGCTCACGGCGACCCGGCGCTCGGCAAATCGCTCGCCGACCTATGCGCGCTGGCGCGGCTGCGGCTCGCGCGCGAGGGCGTGACGCAGGTCTCGGGCGGTCAGTGGTGCACGGTCGGCGACCCGGCGCGCTTTTATTCCTATCGTCGTGACCGGACGACCGGGCGTATGGCGGCGCTGGTCTGGCGTCAGACGTAA